A part of Saimiri boliviensis isolate mSaiBol1 chromosome 11, mSaiBol1.pri, whole genome shotgun sequence genomic DNA contains:
- the TMEM35B gene encoding transmembrane protein 35B encodes MALLLLVLRVLLGGFFALVGAAKLSEQISAPVSERMKALFVQFAEVFPLKVFGYQPDPLSYQTAVGFLELLAGLLLVTGPPMLQEISNLFLILLMMGAIFTLAALKESLSTCIPAIVCLVFLLLLDVGQLLAQTKKVVRPTRKKTLSTFKESWK; translated from the exons ATGGCGCTCCTGCTCTTGGTGCTGCGCGTGCTGCTGGGAGGCTTCTTCGCGCTCGTGGGGGCGGCCAAGCTCTCGGAGCAGATCTCGGCTCCAGTTTCGGAGCGGATG AAAGCCCTGTTCGTGCAGTTTGCTGAGGTGTTCCCGCTGAAGGTGTTTGGCTACCAACCAGATCCCCTGAGCTACCAAACAGCTGTGGGCTTCCTGGAACTGCTGGCTGGGTTGCTGCTGGTCACAGGTCCACCGATGCTGCAAGAGATCAGTAACTTGTTCTTGATTCTGCTCATGATGG GGGCCATCTTCACCTTGGCAGCTCTAAAAGAGTCACTAAGCACCTGCATCCCAGCCATCGTCTGCCTGgtgttcctgctgctgctggaTGTCGGCCAGCTCTTAGCCCAAACTAAGAAGGTGGTCAGACCCACTAGGAAGAAGACTCTAAGTACATTCAAGGAATCCTGGAAGTAG